A single window of Microbacterium oryzae DNA harbors:
- a CDS encoding Pr6Pr family membrane protein, translating into MTAAATTSAVRKTPSRRWTNAWQIARVVIAVGLVSAMTVQLVRTIEDAHSRGPVFASHIPTIVVNFFSYFTIESNLAAAILFVVAAVWAWRHGHGAAQEPAWISTLFACVSTYMITTGLVYNVLLRPIENPDTRIGWANELLHVICPLFLLLDALVAPHRRPVPWKVIPAIVSYPLVWAVYTLIRANYVSDPVTGTAWWYPYPFLDPNLQGGFGGVVFYIVAIAIGICVVGAGVIWAFRRRGAAERMAAAE; encoded by the coding sequence ATGACAGCAGCCGCGACCACGAGCGCGGTCAGGAAGACCCCCTCCCGCAGGTGGACGAACGCCTGGCAGATCGCCCGCGTCGTCATCGCCGTGGGTCTCGTGTCTGCCATGACCGTGCAGCTCGTCAGGACCATCGAAGACGCGCACTCGCGAGGGCCGGTGTTCGCGTCCCACATCCCGACGATCGTGGTGAACTTCTTCAGCTACTTCACGATCGAGTCCAACCTCGCGGCGGCCATCCTCTTCGTCGTCGCGGCCGTATGGGCCTGGCGGCATGGGCACGGGGCAGCGCAGGAGCCAGCCTGGATCTCGACGCTGTTCGCGTGCGTCTCGACGTACATGATCACGACGGGACTCGTGTACAACGTGCTGCTGCGCCCCATCGAGAATCCCGACACCCGCATCGGATGGGCCAACGAGCTGCTGCACGTCATCTGCCCGCTCTTCCTCCTGCTGGATGCGCTGGTCGCGCCGCACCGGCGGCCCGTGCCCTGGAAGGTGATCCCGGCGATCGTGTCGTACCCGCTCGTGTGGGCGGTGTACACGCTCATCCGCGCGAACTACGTGAGCGACCCGGTCACGGGCACGGCGTGGTGGTACCCGTACCCCTTCCTCGACCCGAACCTGCAGGGCGGGTTCGGAGGCGTGGTGTTCTACATCGTGGCAATCGCGATCGGCATCTGCGTCGTGGGCGCGGGGGTCATCTGGGCCTTCCGCCGTCGCGGCGCCGCCGAGCGGATGGCCGCGGCCGAGTAG